A region from the Streptomyces tsukubensis genome encodes:
- a CDS encoding FAD-dependent monooxygenase produces MRTTVVGGGIAGLTCALSLHAVGGDPQVYEAARSVEAVGVGINLLPHAVRELAELGLADELAAIALPPHRLSYRDRAGRVVWEEPLGPAAGYHWPQYSVHRGRLQTLLLAAVRDRLGPDAVRTGLRFQHFEESPNGVRAHFLDRTSGRTVTGDADVLVGADGIDSVVRARLYPHEGPARGTGVHMWRGVAPHPQILDGRTIVVAGGTPGDKFIAYPIGDPAAEADEALVNWVLEVRPGPSARLSGGLPRRITVEEARARLTSWGLPLTDPAVLAERSPVIAEYPMLDRDPLPRWSFGRVTLLGDAAHPMFPMGMNGGSQSIVDTRVLAWCLARENDPVTALRRYDDIRRPTVNAVVLANRELGPEEIIARAEEHGGPLPAPRAEAIANRYRELARATVAQVNTTASWTTTRRTPSPAP; encoded by the coding sequence GTGCGAACAACCGTGGTGGGTGGGGGCATAGCCGGGTTGACCTGCGCCCTGAGCCTGCATGCTGTCGGTGGGGACCCCCAGGTGTACGAGGCTGCACGGTCCGTCGAGGCGGTCGGCGTGGGAATCAACCTGCTGCCGCACGCCGTCCGTGAGCTCGCCGAACTCGGCCTGGCCGATGAACTCGCGGCCATCGCGCTGCCCCCGCACCGGCTGAGCTACCGCGACCGCGCGGGCAGGGTGGTGTGGGAGGAACCCCTCGGACCGGCCGCCGGCTACCACTGGCCGCAGTACTCCGTGCACCGGGGACGCCTCCAGACGCTGCTGCTGGCGGCGGTACGCGACCGCCTGGGACCGGACGCGGTCCGTACCGGTCTGCGCTTTCAGCACTTCGAGGAGAGCCCGAACGGCGTTCGGGCCCACTTCCTGGACCGGACGAGCGGCCGGACCGTGACCGGGGACGCCGATGTGCTGGTCGGCGCCGACGGCATCGACTCGGTGGTCCGCGCCCGGCTCTACCCGCACGAAGGCCCCGCCCGCGGGACCGGAGTTCATATGTGGCGCGGGGTCGCACCCCACCCGCAGATCCTCGACGGCCGAACGATTGTGGTCGCCGGGGGTACCCCGGGCGACAAGTTCATCGCGTACCCGATCGGTGACCCGGCGGCCGAGGCCGACGAAGCCCTGGTGAACTGGGTGCTGGAGGTACGGCCCGGACCGTCCGCCCGGCTTTCGGGCGGCCTCCCCCGCCGTATCACCGTGGAGGAAGCCCGGGCCCGGCTGACCTCCTGGGGCCTCCCGTTGACCGACCCGGCCGTTCTGGCCGAGCGCTCCCCGGTGATCGCCGAGTATCCGATGCTCGACCGCGACCCGCTGCCCCGCTGGAGCTTCGGACGGGTCACCCTGCTCGGTGACGCGGCCCATCCGATGTTCCCCATGGGCATGAACGGCGGATCGCAGTCCATCGTGGACACCCGGGTACTGGCCTGGTGTCTGGCCCGGGAGAACGACCCGGTGACCGCACTCCGCCGTTACGACGACATCCGCCGGCCCACCGTCAACGCCGTCGTGCTCGCCAACCGGGAACTGGGACCGGAGGAGATCATCGCGCGGGCCGAGGAGCACGGCGGGCCGCTCCCGGCCCCCCGGGCCGAAGCGATCGCGAACCGCTACCGGGAGCTGGCCCGGGCCACGGTGGCCCAGGTCAACACCACTGCGTCATGGACGACCACGCGCCGTACCCCGAGCCCGGCACCGTGA
- a CDS encoding anti-sigma factor yields MKQSASDIHTLAAAHALNALEGADREAFAHHLHQCEPCRQDVMEFEATAARLAAATAQPPPPAMKERTLAAVDGVRQQPPHLKAPKTGPGFWRRTGMPLALAASLAAAASFAGLAVREHRTGEEQRQRADQSRQSLDDISTVLAAPDARTVHGRTASGALTTVTASARENRAVFTATALPAPAPGTTYQLWLSHRGIMRPAGFIHRNGTVLLAARPAGATALGLTVEPSGGSPRPTTPPLLLMTLPT; encoded by the coding sequence ATGAAACAGTCCGCTTCCGATATCCACACCCTTGCCGCCGCCCACGCCCTCAACGCCCTCGAAGGCGCCGACCGCGAGGCCTTCGCCCACCATCTGCACCAGTGCGAACCGTGCCGCCAGGACGTCATGGAGTTCGAGGCCACCGCCGCACGCCTGGCTGCCGCCACCGCCCAGCCACCGCCCCCGGCCATGAAGGAACGAACCCTCGCTGCCGTCGACGGGGTCCGCCAACAGCCCCCGCACCTGAAGGCCCCGAAGACGGGCCCCGGTTTCTGGCGGCGCACCGGCATGCCCCTCGCCCTTGCGGCGAGCCTCGCCGCGGCCGCGTCGTTCGCCGGACTCGCCGTCCGGGAGCACCGGACGGGCGAGGAACAACGGCAGCGGGCGGACCAGAGCCGGCAGAGCCTCGACGACATCAGCACCGTACTGGCGGCGCCCGACGCCCGTACCGTCCACGGCAGAACCGCAAGCGGAGCCCTCACCACGGTCACTGCCTCCGCGAGAGAGAACCGGGCCGTCTTCACCGCCACCGCCCTGCCCGCTCCCGCCCCGGGCACGACCTACCAACTCTGGCTGAGCCACCGGGGCATCATGCGCCCGGCCGGTTTCATCCACCGGAACGGCACGGTCCTCCTCGCCGCCCGCCCCGCCGGGGCCACCGCCCTCGGACTCACCGTCGAACCCTCCGGAGGCTCACCCCGCCCCACCACACCTCCCCTGCTGCTGATGACCCTGCCCACGTGA
- the sigK gene encoding ECF RNA polymerase sigma factor SigK: MNRPLPCSATGPTGRSDLPALMQQVARGDKEAFSSLYDALAPLVFGIVVKVLRDRAQSEEVAQEVMIDLWRQAARYRPDAGAVTTWAATIAHRRAVDRVRSAQAAADREQAQAAREHRTAFDEVAEQVEIRLESEQVRRCLRGLTELQNQAVTLAYYRGLTYREVAETLRTPLPTIKTRMRDGLIRLRDCMGVNT, translated from the coding sequence GTGAACCGGCCGCTCCCTTGCAGCGCCACAGGGCCCACCGGCCGCAGCGATCTCCCCGCGCTCATGCAGCAGGTCGCCCGGGGCGACAAGGAGGCCTTCTCCTCCCTCTACGACGCCCTCGCGCCGCTGGTCTTCGGGATCGTCGTCAAGGTACTGCGCGACCGGGCCCAGTCCGAGGAGGTCGCCCAGGAAGTCATGATCGACCTCTGGCGGCAGGCCGCCCGCTACCGGCCGGACGCCGGCGCCGTCACCACCTGGGCGGCGACCATCGCCCACCGCCGCGCGGTGGACCGGGTCCGCTCCGCCCAGGCGGCCGCCGACCGCGAACAGGCCCAGGCCGCCCGTGAACACCGGACCGCGTTCGACGAGGTGGCCGAACAGGTCGAGATCCGCCTGGAGAGCGAACAGGTACGCCGCTGTCTGCGCGGCCTGACCGAACTCCAGAACCAGGCCGTCACCCTCGCCTACTACCGGGGACTGACCTACCGGGAAGTCGCCGAAACGCTCCGCACACCGCTTCCCACCATCAAGACACGCATGCGCGACGGCCTCATCCGGCTCCGCGACTGCATGGGGGTGAACACATGA
- a CDS encoding fasciclin domain-containing protein, whose amino-acid sequence MIRMRAARTATAVAAAVLLPLVLAGCSDSGSDTKAASTPASEEAAEADKAPASDAMTPGQPFGPACAGVPKEGAGSFDGMAKDPVATAASNNPALSTLVAAVKQAGLVDTLNNARGITVFAPTNDAFAKIPKADLDKVLADKKLLTDILTYHVVGRNLTPEQLANGSFETLQKGAVTTSGSGESYRVNDSASVVCGNVGTSNATVYIVDTVLMPQ is encoded by the coding sequence ATGATTCGTATGCGTGCCGCCCGTACCGCGACCGCCGTGGCCGCTGCCGTGCTGCTTCCCCTGGTGCTGGCCGGGTGTTCCGACTCCGGCTCGGACACCAAGGCCGCTTCCACCCCCGCGTCCGAGGAGGCCGCCGAGGCCGACAAGGCCCCGGCGAGTGATGCGATGACACCCGGTCAGCCGTTCGGCCCGGCCTGTGCCGGAGTTCCGAAGGAGGGCGCGGGTTCCTTCGACGGAATGGCCAAGGACCCGGTCGCCACCGCCGCCTCCAACAACCCCGCCCTGTCCACGCTGGTCGCCGCGGTCAAGCAGGCCGGGCTGGTGGACACCCTGAACAACGCGCGGGGCATCACGGTGTTCGCTCCGACGAACGACGCCTTCGCGAAGATCCCGAAGGCCGACCTCGACAAGGTCCTCGCCGACAAGAAGCTGCTCACCGATATCCTCACCTACCACGTCGTTGGCCGGAACCTGACACCCGAGCAGCTGGCGAACGGCTCCTTCGAGACGCTGCAGAAGGGCGCGGTCACCACCAGCGGATCCGGCGAGTCGTACCGGGTCAACGACTCCGCCTCCGTCGTCTGCGGCAATGTCGGCACCTCCAACGCCACCGTCTACATCGTCGACACCGTGCTGATGCCCCAGTAG
- a CDS encoding alpha/beta fold hydrolase, with protein MTRHRSAEQPRRAVIARRPALAVSAVVLAGLQASTGLAAAQNGGQPAGPGLDWQLCSTAAAGWPLANDTRSECAELTVPMDYAKPGGRKITIAVSRVRAAEPRTSAAPVVSILGGPGFYNITNPATMTRRGLATLNTDRDFIGLDLRGSGYSDHIACTEKPTAEPAPTAPEKSIKKADFDQQAEFNKRCAAVDPEFVRQITPENAARDIDRLRAALGTEKISFYGSSFGTAVGLAYRSLFDRRTERMWLDSVMPPKRHWPTMDGESEVIAKPVAAAFVTWLARRDGDYRWGADEATVHRRLGALRGELERKPRTTGGARLAGDWVIDQVMRPEEEWDAAAKNLAAVRDGGHPATSRAATTAAVRPFGLGNPRSPFNNLQYNAMLCNTASASRSFGELWGAREARRKADPLTGGTQFSPWCAKWPLTAPPAEPTHGTSALQLSGHLYEGVTPYAWAEQARDAHGATLLTVLDDGHASLPDTPDCAEKAVTFFRTGGKAEGTCGGRNP; from the coding sequence ATGACCCGTCACCGCAGTGCCGAGCAGCCCCGCCGGGCCGTGATCGCGCGCCGTCCCGCCCTGGCCGTCTCCGCGGTCGTACTGGCCGGACTGCAGGCGAGCACCGGCCTCGCCGCAGCTCAGAACGGCGGGCAGCCCGCCGGACCAGGACTCGACTGGCAGCTCTGCTCGACCGCGGCAGCGGGCTGGCCGCTGGCGAACGACACCCGCAGCGAGTGCGCCGAACTGACCGTACCGATGGACTACGCAAAGCCCGGCGGCCGGAAGATCACGATCGCGGTGAGCCGCGTCAGGGCCGCGGAACCGCGGACATCCGCGGCACCCGTCGTCTCCATTCTGGGCGGCCCCGGGTTCTACAACATCACCAACCCGGCGACGATGACACGGCGCGGGCTCGCCACGCTCAACACCGACCGCGATTTCATCGGGCTGGACCTCCGCGGATCCGGATACAGCGACCACATCGCCTGCACCGAGAAGCCGACGGCCGAACCGGCACCGACCGCGCCGGAGAAGAGCATCAAGAAGGCCGACTTCGACCAGCAGGCCGAGTTCAACAAGCGCTGCGCGGCCGTCGACCCTGAGTTCGTACGGCAGATCACCCCGGAGAATGCCGCCCGCGACATCGACCGGCTGCGGGCCGCGCTCGGCACGGAGAAGATCAGCTTCTACGGGTCCTCCTTCGGCACCGCCGTCGGACTGGCCTACCGTTCCCTGTTCGACCGCCGTACGGAACGCATGTGGCTGGACTCGGTGATGCCCCCGAAACGCCACTGGCCCACCATGGACGGTGAATCGGAGGTGATCGCAAAGCCGGTCGCCGCCGCGTTCGTCACCTGGCTGGCCCGGCGCGACGGCGACTACCGGTGGGGTGCCGACGAGGCCACCGTCCACCGCCGGCTGGGCGCTCTCCGCGGCGAACTGGAGCGGAAGCCGCGCACCACCGGCGGGGCGCGCCTGGCCGGGGACTGGGTGATCGACCAGGTCATGCGCCCCGAGGAGGAGTGGGACGCCGCGGCGAAGAACCTGGCCGCGGTCCGCGACGGCGGCCATCCGGCCACCTCGCGGGCAGCCACCACCGCGGCGGTACGCCCCTTCGGACTGGGCAACCCGCGCAGCCCGTTCAACAACCTCCAGTACAACGCGATGCTCTGCAACACGGCCTCCGCGAGCCGCAGCTTCGGGGAACTGTGGGGGGCCCGCGAGGCCCGCCGCAAAGCCGATCCCCTGACGGGAGGGACGCAGTTCAGCCCCTGGTGCGCGAAGTGGCCGCTGACCGCCCCGCCCGCCGAACCCACGCACGGCACCAGCGCACTCCAACTGTCCGGCCACCTCTACGAGGGCGTCACCCCCTACGCCTGGGCCGAACAGGCCAGGGACGCCCACGGCGCCACCCTGCTCACCGTGCTCGACGACGGACACGCCTCCCTGCCCGATACGCCGGACTGCGCGGAGAAGGCGGTCACCTTCTTCCGTACCGGCGGGAAGGCAGAGGGCACCTGCGGCGGCCGGAACCCCTGA
- a CDS encoding cytochrome c biogenesis protein DipZ has protein sequence MLTLALIGLLGGLITAVSPCILPVLPVVFLAGGTDGGTAGEPSPAESAGRRATGTDPAGAVLLEAPSGAPRPPRNRRPYAVVAGLVLSFSFFTLLGVTIISALGLPEDILRLTGLALLILIGLGLVFPPVERLLEKPFSRIPQRQVNKEGSALVLGLGLGVLYVPCAGPVLAAITVAGARGEISADIVALTLSFAVGTAIPLLAFALAGRRIAARVAAFRTRARGLRITAGLLMIALGAALALDLTTALQRALPDYTAAAQRKVEDSGIARQKLSGLYDDSNKELSRCEDGADELRSCGQAPPLEGIDSWLNTPGNRPLDLKSLRGKVVLVDFWTYSCINCQRAAPYLRDWDRTYRDSGLRIIGVHSPEFVFEKKRGNVAEGARKLGVTWPVALDNDLTTWSNYRNRFWPAKYLIDAEGTVRYFKFGEGQYDRTETMIRDLLRRADPTVTLPEPTGRAGDDLTEDRTPETYLSTQRIRGYTGTPLVDGEPTAYRFPERPLPLNRISLDGIWTAGYEHFTAGPGARLALRYRARNANLVLAGTGTVTVLVDGKPVRTLTVSGAPALHRLTDHEKARTAHLELRFGTGLQAYALTFG, from the coding sequence ATGCTCACCCTCGCCCTGATCGGTCTGCTCGGCGGCCTCATCACCGCCGTCTCACCGTGCATCCTTCCCGTGCTCCCGGTCGTGTTCCTGGCCGGTGGCACAGACGGCGGCACGGCCGGGGAACCGTCACCGGCGGAGAGCGCGGGAAGAAGGGCCACCGGTACGGACCCGGCGGGCGCCGTCCTCCTCGAAGCGCCGTCCGGGGCGCCGCGCCCTCCGCGCAACCGCCGCCCGTACGCCGTGGTCGCCGGGCTCGTCCTGAGCTTCAGCTTCTTCACCCTGCTCGGCGTCACGATCATCTCCGCGCTCGGACTGCCCGAGGACATCCTGCGCCTCACCGGCCTGGCCCTGCTGATCCTGATCGGCCTCGGACTGGTCTTCCCTCCCGTGGAGCGGCTGCTGGAGAAGCCGTTCTCCCGGATCCCGCAGCGCCAGGTGAACAAGGAGGGCAGCGCGCTCGTTCTCGGGCTCGGCCTCGGAGTGCTCTACGTCCCCTGCGCCGGACCGGTCCTCGCCGCGATCACCGTCGCCGGTGCCCGCGGCGAGATCAGCGCGGACATCGTCGCCCTCACCCTCTCCTTCGCCGTCGGCACCGCGATCCCCCTGCTCGCCTTCGCGCTCGCCGGACGCCGTATCGCCGCACGGGTCGCCGCCTTCCGCACCCGGGCCCGCGGACTGCGGATCACCGCCGGACTGCTGATGATCGCGCTGGGCGCGGCGCTCGCCCTCGACCTCACCACCGCCCTCCAGCGGGCCCTGCCCGACTACACGGCCGCCGCCCAGCGGAAGGTCGAGGACAGCGGGATCGCCCGGCAGAAGCTGTCCGGTCTCTACGACGACTCCAACAAGGAACTCTCCCGCTGCGAGGACGGCGCCGACGAGCTGCGCTCCTGCGGTCAGGCCCCGCCCCTCGAAGGCATCGACTCCTGGCTGAACACCCCCGGCAACCGGCCCCTCGACCTCAAAAGCCTGCGCGGCAAGGTCGTCCTGGTCGACTTCTGGACCTACTCCTGCATCAACTGCCAGCGGGCCGCGCCGTATCTGCGCGACTGGGACCGCACCTACCGGGACTCGGGCCTGCGGATCATCGGCGTCCACTCACCCGAGTTCGTCTTCGAGAAGAAACGCGGCAACGTCGCCGAAGGCGCCCGGAAGCTCGGTGTCACCTGGCCCGTGGCCCTCGACAACGACCTCACCACCTGGAGCAACTACCGCAACCGCTTCTGGCCCGCCAAATACCTCATCGACGCCGAAGGCACCGTCCGCTACTTCAAGTTCGGCGAAGGCCAGTACGACCGGACCGAGACGATGATCCGGGACCTGCTCCGCCGGGCCGACCCCACCGTCACCCTCCCCGAACCCACCGGCCGCGCCGGGGACGACCTCACCGAGGACCGGACCCCGGAGACCTACCTCAGCACCCAGCGCATCCGCGGCTACACCGGTACTCCCCTGGTCGACGGCGAACCCACCGCGTACCGCTTCCCCGAGCGGCCCCTGCCCCTGAACCGCATCTCCCTCGACGGCATCTGGACCGCCGGATACGAACACTTCACCGCCGGTCCCGGCGCACGCCTCGCCCTCCGCTACCGGGCCCGCAACGCCAATCTCGTCCTCGCCGGAACCGGCACGGTCACCGTCCTCGTCGACGGCAAACCCGTCCGCACCCTCACCGTCTCCGGGGCACCGGCCCTCCACCGGCTCACCGACCACGAGAAGGCCCGCACGGCACACCTCGAACTCCGCTTCGGGACTGGTCTCCAGGCATACGCCCTGACCTTCGGCTGA